Within Gilvibacter sp. SZ-19, the genomic segment AGTTGTCCAGCACATCATAGACACCGAACGCATATTTATCCATCGCTGTTTTAGGATAGCCAGAGGAGAACAAGCCAATATTAGCGGTTTTGACCAAGATGTCTATGTGCCGCCCTCTAGAGCGAATGAGAAACCTCAAGAAGCGCTCATCAATGAATACGCCATCACCAGAGCTTATAGTATTTCGATTCTGGAGTCCTTAACGGAAGCAGATTTTCATAAAAAAGGAACCGCAAGTCAGCGGCCTTTAACAGCAGGAGCTGCTGCTTTTATAGTTTTGGGTCACGAAATTTGGCATAACAACATCATCAAAGAACGCTATCTGACCTAGTGCCTTAGTTACAAGTTTAAAAACAGGTAGAAATACGGGCTTTTACTAAGTCTTGCAGGCCTATATTTGAAAAGTGCTGCAAGTTGGGGAGCTTGATAGTACAACAATATTAAGCAGCGCCAGTCGCTGCTTTTTTATGAGACAAATCGGCTAAACCAAATAGCCTTCTGCTTCTTAAAAACATAACCTCCAATCCCAAATACCATTCCAGTTGCTATTGCAACCATCCCAAAGAATGGTGTCTCTGGAATCCGCGTAAAAAGCTCCGAAAAGAAAGCTCCATAAAGCCCAAGTACAGACCAATACATAAAAGAGAAATGATAGGCCATCCAATTGGTTTTAGGCCTTTTGGTCATAATGGGGAGCATGCCTCCAATTAGGGTTAGCCCACTAACTATGGCCGCAAAGTGAAAGATTCCGAAGTGCCCAAAAAGATTATAGAGCATAAAGGATGTCACCAGCATGGGAATCATGGCTATCACATAGAGGTATCCCCACCTTTTATGAGTTCGAGTTCCTTTTTTAAGCAGTAGTACAGCTGTTCCAGCAATTAGTGCAATGACAGCTGTTAACAGGTGAATCGCCCCTACGGTACCAGAGATATAATTTTCCATAAAACGAAAGTACTAGGAGCAAGGCAGTTCACAACATCTTATGTACTGAACTGTAGAAAAAGCGTACTGAATTGCGCATAAATAAAAATCCCTTCAAATGCTTCATTCAAAGGGATTCATACGGTGCTTAAAGCAATACTTATATTATCTGTGGATCGCATAACTACTGGCTTTAGCGCATTCTTCGAGCAGCACCAGTAATCTGGCTCTCTTAGCTGCCCAATTCTTAAATAAAAAGGTCATAACGCTTTGTTGTTAATTAAACTTATCTCTTTATAAATAGGACTTAAATAACGTGCCAGGTTGCGTTAGAGAATTGTTAAAATGATTAGTCCAGCAGTTTGTTTGCTACCTCTTGCCAGTTGGCGACACGTTCGTAACCCTCGTCTTTTCTATTGTGAGGCGAGTTGAAAAGCAAGCCACGACCGTTAAAGTATTTGAGGTTATAAGAACGGTCGTCTATAAGAATATCGCCATCCAAAATAAACTTATGCCCACACAAAATGCGGTATTCCCAAGTAATAAAAGGGAAGTGTTCATCCAACCAATCACTTTTCTCTCTTAGAGAATTTGGAAACTGCGTAGCAGCTGTTGCGATGTAAACTTCATGTTTGGCGGCTAGTTCCCGCATTACCTCTTGACTGTCTTTGATTAACGGTAACTCCCTAAAGAAACCATCGCGCCAAACGTGATCTTTAACATTCTGCAAATGTTCATAGGGAACATTCTCCCAAACTTCTCCACTTGAAATATCGTCCAAGGTCAGGTTTGCATTAAACTCTTTATTGTAAATGTCTATGTGTGCCCCGTAAGTATCGGCAAGCACTTCATCCATGTCTACGAATATGGTCATTCTGTTTTTTTACAAATTTCTTTAAAATACTCTCATTCTGGGCCGAGTCCATGATTTTTAACCCAATGATAATGTTTGATAAAAATCAGCAATTATAGCCGTAAAAAGTATTTACTTTGTTTTAAATTCTATTGATATGATCGACCAATTATTAGATGCACTTTCTTGGGTTCCAGATTACGCAACCGGAATCTGGATTGTTCTCAGTGGCCTTTTGATCTACATCTTATTAATGCTGAATAAGCGGCAAAATATGCAGACTCCCTTGTTTAAGACCGGGGTAGTGCTCTTAGCCGTCATTTGGCTTTACCCATTGGTAACTCCTTATGTCTATCCAATAGAATCCGGCTTTTTAGCGAACCTACTCACCTTAGGACTTACTGTCTATTATTTCAAACAACTTAAAGCGCAAACCCCAAAGTTGCAGCTGTGGCTATTACCACAACTGCTTTGGTTGGTTTTTTCTACGCTTTACACCCTTGGAGCGCTTTTGTCCAAGTATGCTGCTTAGCAACTTATTCCATTCCACCGCGACGGTTCGGACTTCTAGGAGTAGGCCATTCTCTTGGCTCTCCTGTTCTAGGATTTAAAGGCAATACAGCTTTTTCTCTGGAGGTTCGCTCCGGATCCTCAGAGGCCATATAAGCCAAAATCGCTGTGAGTATAGCGTTGTTGCGAACATCGTCAAAAACGATCTTGTCGTAAGTATCTCTGTTGGTATGCCAAGTATAATTCCAATACGACCAATTCAAAGAACTTAAACTAAATGCAGGTGCCCCCATAGCCTGAAAACTTGCGTAGTCAGAACCTCCTCTGGCAGGAGAACCAGGAAAGGTGGTCTCGATCTCATCGGTGATCTCTTTAGGAACCGCAGCCAACCAGCGACTTAGATAATCATAGCTATTTAAAAATCCACCTCCGGAAATGCGAACTACGCGGCCTGTACCATTGTCTTGATTAAACAGAGCTTGTGTGCCTTCTACTACTTTAGGGTTGTCTTCTACAAAAGCTCTTGAACCGTTTAATCCTTGTTCTTCGCTGCCCCAATGACCCACTAAAATGGTACGCTTAGGGTTGGGATAGAACTTCTTGAGCAGACGCATAGCTTCCATCATAACCAGGGTTCCTGTTCCGTTGTCCGTAGCACCTGTACCGCCATCCCATGAATCAAAGTGGGCAGAAAGTATCACGTACTCGTTGGGCAATTCAGTTCCTCTTATTTCTCCTATGGTATTGAAGGTAGGCATTTCACCCAATTCCTTAGATAAGGCAACTATATTCAATTGTGGCTTTTGTCCAGAGGCTACCATGCGGTATAACATCCCGTAGTCTTCCAATTCTAGATCTACTGTTGGAATTGCCTTAGTACGTGCTCCAAATATCTTATTAACCCCAAAACCTCGAGACCAATTACTGGTCACTATGCCTACAGCTCCTGCATCTTCCAAAGCTTTAGGCAAGGTTCTGCTGTTGTATCCCATGTTCTGAAAATTCTCACGCCACATACGGGTTTGCTCGTCACGAGCTTCTTTCATTTTTTCAAAAGACTTCTCTGTCGCGAATTCTTCCCAGTTATAATCTGGTCGGCCAGTGGGTTGATTCATGGAGATCATTACCAATTTCCCTTTTACCGAAGGGAGCCATTTTGCAAATTCCAAGGAATCCTTCACCATTGGTAAAACCACAAGTTCTGCCGTTACACCTTCCTTAGACGTACTCGGATTCCAGGCCAATTGTGTTCCTCTGAGACTCTGCACACGTGGATGTACCATGTCGATATGCGTAATTCCGCGCTCCCAACCACGCCAGGCACCAAATTGTTGGTTTTCGGCTATTATTCCCCAAGAGCCGTATTTGGCAACAGCCCATTCGTGGGCGGCATACATTTGCGGTGTACCGACCAATCTCGGCCCAATAAGGTCCATAAGTTCATGGGCCAATGGTTCTAGTTGAGAGTTCTCATTAGCCTCCTTGATGATCCCGGCAATGACAGGATCTTCCTCTTGACCTAAAATAGAAAGTGGTGCTATTAATAAGCACAGCAGTAGTAGTTGTAATTTTCGCATTGTATTGGTTTGTGATTTGCTCTTTAAAAATACGGCTAATCGAACAAATCCAATAGTGAGTTCAGAAAATTCTATGGCCGCTAAATAGAAAGTCCAATTTATTGCAGTAGTATTGAATACTAATTCCGCCAACACCTAATATGAGATCTGAACGCGTACTGATTCCTTTGGCCTTTTTTGCCATCTACGTGATTTGGGGTGCAACCTATATGCTCAACAAGGTTGCTGTTGCACAACTGGAACCCTTTTATTTAGCGGGTATTCGCTTTACAACGGCCGGCCTATTGATCTTTCTCATTGCGCGACTTATGGGTCACAAACTCAGTATAAGCTGGCGACAAGTGCGCAACACTGCCTTTGTGGGTTTTTTGTTTTTGACCTATGGAAATGGAGTAGTGGTCTGGGCGCTAAAGTTTGTTGATAGTAATTTTGCCGCGTTAGAGATCGCAGCTCAACCTTTGGTTGTTTTATTGCTGATGTGGATCTTACAGGGCAAACGCATACAGTTCAAAAGTATGATCGGTGTTTTCTTAGGTTTTATTGGGATGTATTTACTCATCAGCCAAGATGAGATCCTAATGGGTCCAAACAGTCTTTTAGGAGTGCTAATGATCTTTAGCTGTATGCTGAGTTGGGGTTATGGGAGTCTGTTCGTGGCAAAGGCCGACATGCCCAAGAACTACTTTGTAAATACAGGATTTCAGATGTTCTTTGGAGGCATTATGTTATTGATAGCTAGTTTAGCCTTTGGCGAAGCTTGGGTAGCTCCGCAGCAATGGAAACCAGACGTGCAATGGGTAATGCTCATATTGGTCATCTTTGGAAGTATAGCCGCCTTTACCTCTTTCAATTATTTGCTCAAGCGTGTTTCTCCAGAAAAGGTAGCTACTTCTACCTATGTAAATCCAATTATCGCAATGTTATTGGGTTGGTATGTCTTGCAGGAATCTATAAGTACCCAATCAATAATCGCCGCAACTGTACTATTAACAGGAGTTTACTTTATAAATAGCGGTAAACGCAAAAAAAGAGAAAAGGCATAAATCAGGTATTTACCACCTAGTATACCATGGGCTGTAGTAGTAGTTTAGTCCCAACCTAAAATTCCTACAGCATGAGTTATTTAGAATTCAGAAGTCCGGCGCAACCTGAAACAACGGCCTTAAAGGCTAAACAGCAAACAAATAAAGCAGCGTCCAAAAGTCAAATAAAAAGAGCTTTCTCTGACTTTGTCGTCAAAAACTACGGAGACCACTATTTAAAGAAAATAAAACAGCAACGCGAGCTTGCAGCCCAGGGGCCACAGCTAGACCTTGAACAAGATCAGCCCTTAGTAGGAATAGTAGGCGGCGGATTCGCTGGCATGTATGCAGGATTGATCTTGCAATCGCTTGGGTTAGCGTTCGAGCTTTTTGAGGCAAGTGATCGCGTTGGCGGTCGGATAGACACCTGGTATTCCAAATTGTACAATGCTAGCAACCCAGACCAAGCCTGTCTTTACGGTGAAGTAGGAGGAATGAGAGTTCCTCAGTTTTCTGCGGATATGCTACCGGTGCAACAATTAACCATAGCACTAAATACGGTCTTGGCGCGGAATGGTTTAGAAAATAAACAAGTGAATTGGCGTAAATTCTACTACAGTTCTCCGGTTCAAAGAATGCGATATAACAATATGCAAGCTCCTATTGAGGCCAAAGACGCCTCTTTGAATCCTTTGAATTTTGACTCCGCCCATGGAGGTGATATTGCAGAAGTCTGGCTAACACCGACTTCTCAAGGCTGTGAAACCCCCTATTTGCCAATCAATATGATACTGGAAAAGGTCAACCAACCTTTTATTGAGGCTATCAACCAATCCTTTAAAAAAGGCTTTGAAATGCTCATGCAGCACGACAATCATTCGATGTGGAGCTATTTGACCAATGTATTCACCTTGGGTGAATTAGGAGAATATTACCAAGAATCTATGGGTGCCAAGACCGATAATTTGCCTTACAACGTGGTTTCTTATTTAGAGACCTTGAACGTCGGAACAGGTATGTATGCCGTCTCTTTCGTAGAAATGGTGATCGCCGTATACGATTGGGGCGGAAGTAAGAATCCCTACGATCCGGCCGATCCAAATATCTATATGGTCACCGTAGACAAAGGAATGCAACACTTTCCGGATGCCTGTAAAACTGTACTCAACCTTAAAGAAGGTGTTCAAGTGACAGATGGTATCGCAGCTCAGCAAAGCATTGGTATGATACCGGGGCAGAACGGACAAAAAGGGTATTCGCCAACCAATTTAACTCCAGACGCAGCACCACCACCAAGCGTGCCTAAAGCAGATCCGATAGTGCCGACTCCTGTTCCAGGTTCTGTGAGTCAAACCAGAGTACATTTGAACACAAAGGTTGTTGATCTGCGCTATAACAGCAGTTTATTTTCAAATTATGGTGGCATGGAGATGGGAATTACAGATTCAGAAGGGAATGGGCAGATCAAACAGTATCCTTATGTAATAAGCACTTTACCCAATGGAAATTATATTAATGGTAGCCTAGGAGCAGATTTCTTCCAAAATCTCAGCTTTGAAAAGGCTAGAGCTTTGCGTGAGTGTAATTATATGCCTTCGTTCAAGGCCTTTATAACCTTTAAAGAGCAATTCTGGGCTACGCTAGGATCTAGACAACACGAAGGCTTAGGTGTTGGCACTTCAGACAGGCCTAATAGGCAAATAGTGTATCCGTCTTATGGTTATGAGGCCCAAGGAGGTGTTTTGCAAATTTATTGCTGGGCTCAAGATGCGGAGCGTATGGGCGCTTTGGATGACGAGGCGCGCGTAAATGAATGCTTAAAAGGCATTCAATACCTCTATCCGGAGGTTGACGTACAAGCTGTATTTGCAGGTTACGACCCAGAGGTAACCACAAAGACCTGGTTTTGGGATAATCATGCCGGTGGTGGCGCTTTTGCACTTTACCGTCCAGGGCAGTTCAAGAACTTATATCCGGCCTTGTTGACCCCAGAATTCGAAGGACATTTAAATATAGCTGGTGAATGCTGTTCTGTGCACCACGGTTGGATAGTCGGCGCCATGGACTCTGGTTACAATGCCGTTTTCAACATTTTAAAACAAATGCAGCGCGATGATCTCATTGTCAAAATGCAGCAGATTTGGGGAGTACTGACCTATCCAGATATCGATTCTAAGGCCGATCAAGTAAAGGAATTGGAAGCTTATTTGAGTTAGAAAACTAGCAAAAAAAAACACCTTTTGGGTTCTGCTCAGTAGGTGTTTTTATTTGCCCTGATTTTTGCGTTTCTGGTACTTTTTGATCATGGCTATCAGAAAGGAAAGGAACATGATCCCAAAGATCAACACTCCAATAAGAACCGCCTGCCATATTCCAATTGCTAAACCCATAGATTTTTAAGTTTCTCCAAAGGTACGGGAAATCCTCCCGCAATTAGGGGATAAATCCTCTTGTGTAAGCACAGGGATGCAACTACTTTTAAATCAGACAATTCAACCCACAATCAAACATAAATATATACCCAAAAATGCAACTAACTAACCCCTTTAAAAAGAGAGTATTTATACTCCTTGCGCTCGGTCTGTGTTTGCAATCTTGCTATTCGGTGCGCTTTGTGAGTATCAATGGCGATGAACAACCCGACCCCTTAAGTACGCGAACTGATTATTATCGCGATATGCAGGTTGTAGAGTTAGACACTGTGATCACTGCAAAGGCCACCACGAAAGACATCAACTACCTGATCAAGGAAAGTTCTGCCTGTAAATCAGGGCGCCTGCATACGGTAGAAGTCCGTAACACCTTTGGAGCTATCCTGCTCAGTGCCATGACCTTTGGGCGCAAGCGTAAGGTGAAGATAAAATATGTCTGTCAACTAGAAACGAACTGATTATGGCCTCAACCGTAGCTCACGCAAAGTCTGAATGGGACACCCTGCATCACAACGGGCCTTTCCCGCTCAAAACATTATACATTACAGAACTAGAAGGGGAGGGAAATCTCCCTGATAAAATAGCTCGTTATAAAGACGCAGCTGCAGAGATCCAGCGTTTGATCAAAGAAACGCAAAATGCCAATCAAGGTTTTCGCGCTTACGGATCCCGTTGGTCTATGAATCATATTGCCAGTCATCACGACCGGATGCATTACAACGGATTTATGAATATGCACATTCCGACTTTTGCTGCGGATATGCATGCGCAAAGCAATTTCAGTGCAGACAACATCTTTTTCTTTCAGTGTGGAAATACGATCAAAAGGGTATCCGAGGTGCTTTCCGCCCACGGAAAATCATTAAAAGCATCAGGAGCTAGCAATGGGCAAACTATTGCGGGTTGCATCTCTACTGGTGTACACGGATCTGCTTTAGATGTTGGTTCTGTACAGGATTACGTTGTTGGTTTAAATATTATCACAGGACCTGATCCGCAGGATATAATCTATCTAGAGCCTGCCAGTAGACCGGCTTTAAACGATGCCTTTGCCACTAAAATAGCGACCAAGATAGTCCGTGACGATGAATTGTTTCGAGCAGCTTTGGTGAGCCTGGGTAGCTTTGGATTTATTCATGGCGTAGTGATAGAGGCAGAAGATCGCTTCTTGCTCAAACGCTATGTGCAAAAGATCCCGAAAAAGTTGGCCTTAGAACTCGCCACCAGCATGGACTTTGCCAATAGTAATTTTAAAATTCCCGGGGAGGTGGATACTCAAGGCAAACCCAATAGACCGTATCATTACAAAGTATTTATAAATCCGTACTCCAACGAAAAGGACTATGTGGTGGAGGTGATGTACAAAAAGCCTTATACCACTCCTTATCCAGACCCTTTTCCAATAATCAAGGAATCGATTTATCGCGATCTGATCTATGTTTTTATCAAGATAGCAGAGAATTTCCCAAAGAGCATTCCTTGGCTTATTAAACGCCTTAGAAAGACCATCTTACCCATAAATGACCTGGAGCGTATAGTTACCGGCACCTTACCAGAGATCTTTTGGGATGCACCTTACCAAGGCGCAGCCTTTGCCTGTTCCTTTGGCGTAGATCATAAAGATTCCGCCAAAGCCTTGAAAGTGCTAACCGATTTGACCGTAAACGAGGGGCCAATACCTGGAATCTTCGCGATGCGATTTGTAAAACAATCCGAAGCCACTATGGCCTTTACGCGTTTTCCTATTACTTGTATGTTAGAGATAGATGGCGTACTGTGGAAACCCAACCGTAGAATAATGAGTCTGAATCAATACGGAAGGCGTATGATAGAAGAGCTGAAAAAAAACAATATTCCCTTTACGCTACACTGGGGAAAAAACGCTGATTGGAAGTTTCCTGGCTTAGTAGAGCATATGTTCCCTAAAGACAATATAAAGTCTTGGAAGAAGGCCAGACAAGCCTTGTTGAGCGATGAGATGCAAACACTTTTTAGCAATCACTTCTTGGCCGATGTCACGCTAGATCACAATAATTCCGGGCCCACTCCAAATCCAACCGATCCTAGTCTGTAAAAACAATATCCCCGCTCTAAACGGGGATATTGAATTTAAGGGTGATCTTAACGATGAATCGCATAACTGCTCGCTCGGGCGTATTCGACCAACTTGAGCTTAAGCCATTCTCTCGTTCGATCCCAGTCCTTGTTTTGAACAAAGTTTAACTTGAGTAATAGTCGCTTCATACAGTGAGGTTAGCGTGTTTATTCAGTCTTTACTCCGAGGCCAAAAGCCAGAGAATAATAAGGATCTGCACGAGTAGTTAAAGACGAGATTGGTGGCGACTATAGCCAGGTAAGTTTCATAAATTGAGGTACTTAAAGGTAAGAAATTTCTGCAGATTATAAAACTTACAGCTAACTAATCGACGAGTTTAATGTTTCTCCGTCGAACGGTTCTTCCTACATGCTTTTTAAGTATTACAGACACCTAAGAAACTTCATTAACCAGTAAAAGTACCTATGGAATTACAAGCTCCTATAACTACATTAGACTTTTAGGTCATGCTATGTTCAAATCGTCTCTAACATTAGGGTTTTTAGCGGTTTTCCTTCTAGGGCAACAAGCCTTGAGTCTTGCCCAAATAAATGAGCAAGTTGATAATTCTTATCAAAGGCGTTTAGAAATTGGATTGAGCTCTGGATATTATTGGCTGCAACTTGGCGACGGATCTGCATTAAATCTAAACACCAACGCTTTAAACCCTACAGGGATCACGCTACAGCAAGAAGCTTTAGGTGGTAATCAAAAGTTTGACCAAACTACAGCAGGAATTGGCTTATTTGCAAATTACATTATTGTTAAAGATTTATCAATCGGGCTAGAATGGACCTTATTACAAGACTTGGACTACCACGAATCCGCTTTTTTGACCCAAGCCTACTTTGTCAACCAAGGCCAACTAAAAGTAAAAAACAGCGGGCGCTATTCTTTCAGTTCGAACATAGACTTACATCGCGTGTTACTTAATTTTCAATGGAGCGCACTATCTATTTTAAACAGAAAACAAATTCAGCTTGCAATGGTTGTAAATGTAGGTGCAGGACCTAGTTTTTATTTTTTGAATAACAGTATTAAAGATGCTTTTTTAAGCCTAGATGTGGTTTCCCCTAATGCTACCGGCTCATTTCGCTTAGGGCCAGGAACAATAAAACAGGAAACATTTATTGAGCAGTCTTGGTCTTGGCGTGTAGGTGGAGGATTTACTTTGAAGACTAAGTTCTTACCAGGGATCCATCTGGGGGCTTATTATGATGATTTTGGTAGTTTTGTGCAACAACCTGCTGCTGATGCGACCCTATTTACGCTCAGCAGTGTGAATACAGGAAGTCCGGAACAAGTCATCTCGATTGACTCCGCAGATAGTTCTCGCAAGCTTAGTGCCTTCTCCTTTTTGATTAAAATCTTCGCCTGGTAATAAAAAACCCCGCTTTGATAAGCGAGGTTTTTCAACTCCATTAAGCTCCTTATTCTTAAGAATTTTGGTAGAGCGGTGGATTAACTGTAGGGATGGAACTGCCGTCGTTTCCTTGTAAATGCAGGTTCGGTGCCAAGAAACGCACCTGAGTGTGCTTCTCATCTTTCTGAATGGTTGCATCCATTACAATACCAAACATACTTCCGGAAACAGAATAGTCGTACTGCGTATTTTGAATAGTCCCTTTATACTCAAAACGCTGGGTTTTGTTTACCAATTCCATCATGGTGTCAATGATCTTGGATTGCTGCTCGCGGGTAAGACCCCAAGAATCCATAGTGTGTGTTGTTTGACTGTAAGATGAATGACTTCCTCCTCCAGAGAAGAACAAGAAGAACCCGCGGCCTCCGCTAGAAGTCTTTTTGGTTAGTTGATCGTACTCATGCTGCTTAGATGCAGACAAAAGACTACGAATCAATTGATCTAATGCGTTTACGTTTTCTGGCGTAACACATTGCATGTTTAGCGTAAAATCAACATCAACATCGGCATGGGCCGGAACGGTGTATGTAACACCAGAAACCTGTCCTTGACCATAGGCAGTTACTTGAACGCCGTCTGTTGCAGAACCAGAATTATCTACTGAATTTGCAAAAACTGTACTTAGATTACTCATAATTATATAGGATTAGAATTAATAAACAATCGAAATACGAACTGTGAAAAAAAAGGGGGAGTGCGGGGAACGCACAATTCGAAGGGGAATTTACTTTAATTTATATCGCTAAAGTACTCAGTTCGCTAATGCCACGCATCCGTAGAAACACTTGATTTAAGAGTCTTTGGAGGAATTTGAATGAGTATTAGAGCAATCTAGTTGAATTCGCTCGTTCAAATTTTACTATTTTTAAACCACTAACCAACATACCGCTCTACTATGTCTCGCACCGCTCTTATTCGCACCCTAGTCTTCATATTATTTGTTTTACCTCTTTGGGCTAATGCGCAAGACGATGATATACTTAAAAAGTTAGAAGAAATTGCCATTATTGATCAAAAGGTAATGATGCCTATGCGTGATGGCGTCCGACTGGCAACAGATATCTACAGACCTAAAACCGACAAA encodes:
- a CDS encoding DinB family protein, with product MTVSELNPQDYFEYYELYLSAVPKNIDLIQAYREQGEEIVAFFKNIPNKSWHHSYAAGKWTLAEVVQHIIDTERIFIHRCFRIARGEQANISGFDQDVYVPPSRANEKPQEALINEYAITRAYSISILESLTEADFHKKGTASQRPLTAGAAAFIVLGHEIWHNNIIKERYLT
- a CDS encoding 5'(3')-deoxyribonucleotidase, with amino-acid sequence MTIFVDMDEVLADTYGAHIDIYNKEFNANLTLDDISSGEVWENVPYEHLQNVKDHVWRDGFFRELPLIKDSQEVMRELAAKHEVYIATAATQFPNSLREKSDWLDEHFPFITWEYRILCGHKFILDGDILIDDRSYNLKYFNGRGLLFNSPHNRKDEGYERVANWQEVANKLLD
- a CDS encoding FAD-binding protein, producing MASTVAHAKSEWDTLHHNGPFPLKTLYITELEGEGNLPDKIARYKDAAAEIQRLIKETQNANQGFRAYGSRWSMNHIASHHDRMHYNGFMNMHIPTFAADMHAQSNFSADNIFFFQCGNTIKRVSEVLSAHGKSLKASGASNGQTIAGCISTGVHGSALDVGSVQDYVVGLNIITGPDPQDIIYLEPASRPALNDAFATKIATKIVRDDELFRAALVSLGSFGFIHGVVIEAEDRFLLKRYVQKIPKKLALELATSMDFANSNFKIPGEVDTQGKPNRPYHYKVFINPYSNEKDYVVEVMYKKPYTTPYPDPFPIIKESIYRDLIYVFIKIAENFPKSIPWLIKRLRKTILPINDLERIVTGTLPEIFWDAPYQGAAFACSFGVDHKDSAKALKVLTDLTVNEGPIPGIFAMRFVKQSEATMAFTRFPITCMLEIDGVLWKPNRRIMSLNQYGRRMIEELKKNNIPFTLHWGKNADWKFPGLVEHMFPKDNIKSWKKARQALLSDEMQTLFSNHFLADVTLDHNNSGPTPNPTDPSL
- a CDS encoding FAD-dependent oxidoreductase; this encodes MSYLEFRSPAQPETTALKAKQQTNKAASKSQIKRAFSDFVVKNYGDHYLKKIKQQRELAAQGPQLDLEQDQPLVGIVGGGFAGMYAGLILQSLGLAFELFEASDRVGGRIDTWYSKLYNASNPDQACLYGEVGGMRVPQFSADMLPVQQLTIALNTVLARNGLENKQVNWRKFYYSSPVQRMRYNNMQAPIEAKDASLNPLNFDSAHGGDIAEVWLTPTSQGCETPYLPINMILEKVNQPFIEAINQSFKKGFEMLMQHDNHSMWSYLTNVFTLGELGEYYQESMGAKTDNLPYNVVSYLETLNVGTGMYAVSFVEMVIAVYDWGGSKNPYDPADPNIYMVTVDKGMQHFPDACKTVLNLKEGVQVTDGIAAQQSIGMIPGQNGQKGYSPTNLTPDAAPPPSVPKADPIVPTPVPGSVSQTRVHLNTKVVDLRYNSSLFSNYGGMEMGITDSEGNGQIKQYPYVISTLPNGNYINGSLGADFFQNLSFEKARALRECNYMPSFKAFITFKEQFWATLGSRQHEGLGVGTSDRPNRQIVYPSYGYEAQGGVLQIYCWAQDAERMGALDDEARVNECLKGIQYLYPEVDVQAVFAGYDPEVTTKTWFWDNHAGGGAFALYRPGQFKNLYPALLTPEFEGHLNIAGECCSVHHGWIVGAMDSGYNAVFNILKQMQRDDLIVKMQQIWGVLTYPDIDSKADQVKELEAYLS
- a CDS encoding DUF2306 domain-containing protein, with translation MENYISGTVGAIHLLTAVIALIAGTAVLLLKKGTRTHKRWGYLYVIAMIPMLVTSFMLYNLFGHFGIFHFAAIVSGLTLIGGMLPIMTKRPKTNWMAYHFSFMYWSVLGLYGAFFSELFTRIPETPFFGMVAIATGMVFGIGGYVFKKQKAIWFSRFVS
- a CDS encoding M20/M25/M40 family metallo-hydrolase produces the protein MRKLQLLLLCLLIAPLSILGQEEDPVIAGIIKEANENSQLEPLAHELMDLIGPRLVGTPQMYAAHEWAVAKYGSWGIIAENQQFGAWRGWERGITHIDMVHPRVQSLRGTQLAWNPSTSKEGVTAELVVLPMVKDSLEFAKWLPSVKGKLVMISMNQPTGRPDYNWEEFATEKSFEKMKEARDEQTRMWRENFQNMGYNSRTLPKALEDAGAVGIVTSNWSRGFGVNKIFGARTKAIPTVDLELEDYGMLYRMVASGQKPQLNIVALSKELGEMPTFNTIGEIRGTELPNEYVILSAHFDSWDGGTGATDNGTGTLVMMEAMRLLKKFYPNPKRTILVGHWGSEEQGLNGSRAFVEDNPKVVEGTQALFNQDNGTGRVVRISGGGFLNSYDYLSRWLAAVPKEITDEIETTFPGSPARGGSDYASFQAMGAPAFSLSSLNWSYWNYTWHTNRDTYDKIVFDDVRNNAILTAILAYMASEDPERTSREKAVLPLNPRTGEPREWPTPRSPNRRGGME
- a CDS encoding EamA family transporter, translating into MRSERVLIPLAFFAIYVIWGATYMLNKVAVAQLEPFYLAGIRFTTAGLLIFLIARLMGHKLSISWRQVRNTAFVGFLFLTYGNGVVVWALKFVDSNFAALEIAAQPLVVLLLMWILQGKRIQFKSMIGVFLGFIGMYLLISQDEILMGPNSLLGVLMIFSCMLSWGYGSLFVAKADMPKNYFVNTGFQMFFGGIMLLIASLAFGEAWVAPQQWKPDVQWVMLILVIFGSIAAFTSFNYLLKRVSPEKVATSTYVNPIIAMLLGWYVLQESISTQSIIAATVLLTGVYFINSGKRKKREKA